In Mytilus trossulus isolate FHL-02 chromosome 10, PNRI_Mtr1.1.1.hap1, whole genome shotgun sequence, the DNA window TATTGTGCtaatgtttgttgtttttctggggtttttttttggtattcttGTCTCTTTTTTAACGTATGTGCTTGGTCTATGAAATGACTATACACCATTTCGTTATTTTTGTTGACACAGTAAATTTGCTTGTGTACGAAGGATTAAGATTATGACAGAATGCTATATTAGCTGTAGTATCCCTATTTCTGGCAATTTTATCCTATTACACtgtatatctgtttgttttgatcaCACATTGTtatcaattaaactgattttttggcaactgtcatacaattgaGGGCTACAGCTAGCTATAAATCTAGGTTTAATCTAtcaatttatatacaaaaggAAATGCCTGCACTAAAGCAGGAATATGTCAGCTTTGTCCATTTGTTGTTAAATTCTGATAAAACGTGAGTAACTTCACTCGAGATCCTAAGTTTTCACCTTATGTGGAAATGAAGACCGTTAGGTCTGCATTAAGTAGCTGACTTCTGCATGTAGTTTTAAAacgttttaaatgaaaatgtaatttaCAGTCTCCACGTGGAGGAAACGGGAACAACCAaacattttcaagttttttttcggAAACTATAACAATACTGAACAATGTCATCTATTTGTtgtattagaatcgaaatagtTCCTTCATGTCGTTATCTATGCttattttaacatgggtaggcattataaaTAAGTTGACCATATTATACACCTCACTAATGCTCATAGTAAataattgacaaatataatgcttAAGATGAACATACAGCATGATATGAAGGAATAACTTCTTAAATCAAAatcataattcaaataaaaacaccAAATCCACGACCAATAAAAAGTAATCAACGACTAAGAGACTACAATACATTTAACAGAAAACTAAATGTCCCGTGTCAGCTGTCgtagaaataataaaacaacagcTATTTTTAACTGTAAAAGGTAAACTAAATGTTTACACGTATACAGGTGagtaaacttaattttatagatataactTTTACTTGTGTGCATTTGATATATGCAAATATTAGTTCAActtatttaataaatgtattacatgtaattgCAACACGGAAGTTGTTAATGAGGGTCGTCAATGACGTTTAATGCGACGTATACAAAATctataatatagggttattgcatgaatattggggaatattgtcccgagtagaattttatattgcacgagcttgcgagtgcaatatatgttctacgagggacaatattctccaatattcatgcaataacccttttattgtatagcaatataatatttgaaagtaaaaatttgtttaaacaaagATTTTGTTGTCGATGACATCAtgattttgaagatttattgcactagtgcaatattataatttattgcatgctaacttttggttactttctgtggggaatattatattgctatacaataatatgcTTTATTGAGGGTATCTACAGTTTGGATTGAAGTCATCATTGATGTTTGCTTCACCATGCTTACGTCCTAATGTCTATTTGAAATTAGGTTGATCACCTCCGTAAAGCATCCAGTATGGCTTCGGAAGTATACAAATATCAACATTGTCAAGAATTTCAATAACAGCCGGGAAACAGactaatttgactttttaaggttcatcataaggaattgaaaaatatggctgtgtttacacctcaaaaattactatgagtacagacaaactggtacatccaggaaagttttaaggcatggcaggaactagatatataaaagttatatgaagtctacgtttcaaaaaattaaaaacttacctggATTTTGATGTCCATTTTTTCccagtctgcagaagataggaaaataaacaaacacccgagtttcatttgatacggtccactcagtgactcagtttaaacctgttaaatcacCTGTTGTTTACAGGTGTCTATTGTTCATTTAAATCAgtactactcacaacattgattatatgaggggagcttctcaatcgttttcactacttagttaatttttgcaccttctgcaggaacgaaaaaaaatggatagcaaaatctagaaaagtttataattttctgaaacataaaatgcatttaaaatttatatatctagttcctgccatcccttaaaaCTGTTACAGGGTATAGgttagtctgtactcagagtaaaatttggggtgtaaatacggccattttagccaaaaggttatgatgaaccttaaattgttacttggatggagagttgtctcattggcactcacaccacatcttcctatatctaatttgAAATGAAACGGGTTTTAACAGTATATTGCACATTCAATTTGCATTGTTAACTTTCCCACGCCTTCACTCCTtgtcgatattttttttaattgtgttttttctcaaaGGCTTATATTGAATATATTGGTAGAGTTGCACCCAAAAATGTTCAAAGGAGTTATGACCCTTGGAAATAAAGATATAcgaaaaataacattaatagaGATTTCATACCTTCATTtcttataagatatttataaaaagttaaaaagaaacaaaacaatgttttttgttattgccCAAGTATTTGAcagatgaaatatttgcaatgtGTGGAACATGAAAactctatgtttttgtttttgtgttgagTAGTTGAATTGATTACTCTTTGGCGTATAAACCATTCATACACAATGCACCATAGTCCATAACACCTTCATATGTGTGCATAACACATAAGGTAAATTGTTGAAAGaggaaatttttttaaaattattgctaTACGACAAATTGAATGTCAGAGTTTCCCTTACCAAAATCCAGTTATAATAAGCACTGTTAGCCGATTAAgttattatgattattattgtttatgatGAAATtgttatcatatttgttttacatttagaaTTTAAAGGCGGCtgcaaaaaattatcaaaagacACTTAGTATTCAGAAATACAACACATTAAACTTAGTGAATTAAACTATGAATCAACATACATTTCATGACTTGTCATACTTGTTGCTGCTCTGGACAACAACTTCAATGTCTTCATCACTAGGTGGGAAAATCCCAAAGTTAATTCTTATTTCGATGGATGGTTTTAGGTACGATTATTTAGATAATGTTCCGTCAGAAAAGATAACTAATTTCACCAATCTGATTAAAAATGGCGTGAAAGCAAAATATCTAGAAAATGTCTTCCCGACAGTTACATATCCAAACCACATGACATTAGTAACAGGACTGTATCCAGAAAGCCATGGTGTTATTCATAACAGTTTTTGGGATCCATACCTAGAAGATGGATTTTCGTTGATCGATTTCAGACGGAATTTCGAATCAAAGTGGTTCGACACCGGCGCAGAACCAATATGGGTAACTAATTTCAAAGCTGGATCGTCAAGAGACAGTGGTGTGATATTGTGGCCAGCTGGTGTGGCACAAATTAAGTCATACATGCCACGTGTTATACCGGCAGGCGACGACTTCAATGAAACTAACTGGAATTTGAGAGTGGACACTTTAGTCAAGTGGTTTCAGAatgataaatcaaatattagaCCAATTAATTTAGGAATATTGTATTTTCCTGATCCAGACGAAACAGCTCATGGGTTTGGTCCTGATAAAATTGATGGAACTATTACCGACGAAGTACAACAGAAAATTTTTCAGCTTGATGCTTCATTGGGTTAtctgaagaaaaagttgaacgAATCAAACCTATGGGATGAGATGAATATAATAATTACTGCCGACCATGGTCACACAAATCTTCTGTCTTTGGAAAAGGGGCAGATTAACttagataaatataatattgatagaaaattttataaaaccgGAAGCGACATGAAAAACCATCTTGTGGTGAATTTAGAGCCTACTGAAggtaatttacttttatataaattgtttgaaCATATAAGTCTTACTATGTCATCCATAAACATCAGATATTGGCTTTGATATACTTATTTTGAGAAAccgataataaacattaattttgtataaacacTATTCATAAATTTACCTATTTAAAACCTTTCAACGTAGAGTTCATATAACTGTATAAGTATCTCATACATCATTTGGGACTGTCGTGTACACATACGTGCATgatctaattatatataatacgTAATGAAAAACACGCATGAATTCTCAATTGACAAAATGCAAACATATGATGCGAATACCATCCTGATAATTGATGGAGTCATTCACATGCTAATACTCCACGAAAGTTCAAGACTGGTACTTCACAAATATGGCAATTTAAGAAATCATTTTCCTTTGAAGAAATAAACAGGGCTTGAATAACAAGTCAACTTACACTCATTCAAACTAAGTCAGTACATGGAAGTTAAAACAATGTATGCTCTTTGCAGTCGTAGTTCATTTTCTAGATTTCTTTGCGTTCGATAAATGCGCATATTAAAAATAGTCATTCTGTTAATAGGCACCGATGtagaaaaattatatcaaaatttaagtGCTATTCCAAAGATGCATGTGTACAGAAAATGTGATGCTAATTTGACAAAGTTGCATTATTGCAAGAACAGAAGGATCATGCAGTTTGTTCTAGAAGCAGAAGAAGGATATTACATTGGCAACACTGAcacattaaaacatatttcaagTAAGTGTTTGAGTTTTATTTTCTAAGGGTTTTGAAAGGGTTGACAGAGTAGGTAAAGAAGAAAGAgccaaacaaaataaagaatacaaaaagttataccaaataaaataataaagattaaGGGTCCTTAAATATGAGGAATAAAAACATATCGTAACTAATACttaatagagaaaaatggcTATATAAATGATGATTTTCTGTGTGCAAAAGTACTGAATAAAAGCCTTAAAAATAGTCTGAACGGAGTAAATAGATAACCAGAACATTTGATCTCAGTGTTATGTTTGTTAAATCTATGAATTTGACCTTAAGTTTTCAGAAGTTTCACTTCTGTCAAATAAGAATAATTATCCAAAACATTGACGTTCAACCAATTATAAACACCACCAACAacttatattgaaatattaatctgtatattttttgatCATCCAAAAATTTTCTGAATTGTAGAAGGTGGCCATGGCTACGACCAAAACAAAGTGCCAAATATGCGACCATTCTTCATCGCCTTTGGGCCAGCATTTAGAAAAGGCCTTATTTCAGAGTCATTTGAATCAGTCAATATTTATCCACTTATGTGTCATATACTTGGGATACATCCAGCTCCCAACAATGGATCTCTAGACAAAGTACGTCATCTGTTAATTCAACAACCTTTTATTCGGACGGAAACGTTCCAGCTTACACTGATTACTTGTAAGTCTACTCAATTTAtctattaaataattatattgtttgACATCGATTTCTTGTTTTCAGTCtaatatatgaataatatacaatgtaatagcttttgtaaaaaaacaatcaatatttGAGAATTCAAGTAGTTCATAtactgtatatatttaaaactagatttgccattgtcAGCAATAGCGTATGTCTCCCCATTACTCTCATTGCCACtaaacggcagccattttgattttctttttaccCTTACTGCCATATATGCATGACAACACCTATTAAGGTTATTTTTCAATGACCTGGGAGCCTCTGACACGCCAAGCgacacttttaaattattttttttatgacccAGGGGTAGgcaattttctatgtttttttttggcccCTCGGGCCTCAAATTTCCTAAATCATTCTGCAGTTTCTAGCAATTTGgaatatttagtacatattcagGATAGAACACACTACTGTAAGTTTTCttgagatatttttgtttttactagCTTATATTTATTATGCTGTGGTACAAAAAAGCAGATTAAGGTGTTGTGGCTTACTTTTGGGTTATCGAAAGGACACAAATACCCCATAGATAATATCCAGACAGGATCTTTGAGTTTCAATGACTGCGAAGAGAAAATATAAGCACttcttaacaatttaacttacaaatatgcaaatattatgaattaattttgtatcTAGGACTTTAAGTAAACTATGCATACTGTAAACTGTAAATTTATGCTGAGTCATCACATTGAAGGCACAGGATTCTTCCAatcttcattaaatatttataaaacttcatatttgagttaatttctttaaaatctgtgaaataaagcaaatttggttaaattcgGAATGTTCCCCTTTTTCACCCTATATATACTTTCGTAAAGTTTTGCTGTTTCTATAATCTTACATGTAGCATAGCACTATAGTTTTATTGGGTTTGATTTACCATATTTCAAAGTTTGAAAATCCAACTTTAAAGTTTTCCGCAAATGGTTTAATGGTAAACTTTTCCTCTGTTTCCAAGGTAATGGCGGCCATTTAAGAAATCCAACTATTAAAAGCACATTTACACATGACGTTTGGGGGACATAACAATTAAATTAAGAATACGTAACACTTTAATATCAAAGAAGTATAATACTCACACCGAGTATCCCGAAATTTGACCGCCAAATATTCTTATTCCGAGGAGCAATCGATGAAACTGAGTTTGTAAAGGTGGGTAGGTCAATCTGGATATGATTTTCACGGAGGAAATGTATTCGCGGATTTCATATAGAGATGCCCAGTGTGATAAAAAGGATAAATATATACAACGTTAGCAAGTGATTCCATGTAAATACGATTTGATCGGTaagaattctaaaaatatgaaaaacaaaaacgcttcttttttttcgattttgattAAGAGAgtgtgtagtggttagtgcatcggactactaacacaaaggttcctggttcgactCCCGTTTCGGGATGAAATTCCAGGGACTGATTTTCAGCTCTCCcctgacaccatttgcgagtatggtcttgaggaaacaatgatagtccgtcggggacgataaatggctgacccgtgttaagagagagccatatatcttgcacgttaaagacacccttgtagatttcgaaaaagagcaggctaatgacGCTACAAGGCAACattcgcacccgcaaagtggaaagggattaatataagttgcaaaacttgtttcccaatccactataaataaatatgtttaaactaaactaaagaAATGGGCGCAAATACATAATGTCGAACTTCATCCACGATCTACTTAGATTGAcagaagaagtttttttttaagttttaggGCATTTAAGGACCGCTTATTTGGTGTGCTATATCTTAATTATATTGTTATCTGTTTTGTAGTTTTAACTGTGTTCGTTTTTGCTACATGCATTGGTGGTCTATATTCTATCGGAGCGTTTTATCAGGTAAGATTTCGCCGACGGAAGAGAAAAAGAGGCAGTCATGGCGGCAAGGAATACAAAAAATCTTTACTCAAAGATGACAAAGACGACGAAGAAAGTTGCGATGAACTTTAGATGATCAAACTGtaactgacaaaaaaacaattttcgtTTCAAGCAACAAATGTTGTTATGCATACCTGTAAGTGCGTTTGTATTCCATGTAATTATGTCACCTTCAAATAGGTGTTATCAAAACTTGCATGTTAGAATGATTGAATTTAAATCGAAGGCAAACAAACATGCCAATCGTTGGAGTTTAGTGTCATTTTTGCACTCTTATCAATATGATGGCGGTTTTTATTCCGAAACCTTGAGGGGTTTTTTACAGATAAGAATACGCAATATTTTTCTAGTAATGATGAAGACAGTGGTGTTATTCTATTGTATTACAAATGAATGTAGGATTTTATATGCAATACATAAATTTGTTGCATCACAAAGTCAACGTGTGGATGGTTGTCTCGTTGatcctcattggcaatcataccacattttttttttatgtgcatATTGTCAAGAA includes these proteins:
- the LOC134686062 gene encoding ectonucleotide pyrophosphatase/phosphodiesterase family member 5-like codes for the protein MNQHTFHDLSYLLLLWTTTSMSSSLGGKIPKLILISMDGFRYDYLDNVPSEKITNFTNLIKNGVKAKYLENVFPTVTYPNHMTLVTGLYPESHGVIHNSFWDPYLEDGFSLIDFRRNFESKWFDTGAEPIWVTNFKAGSSRDSGVILWPAGVAQIKSYMPRVIPAGDDFNETNWNLRVDTLVKWFQNDKSNIRPINLGILYFPDPDETAHGFGPDKIDGTITDEVQQKIFQLDASLGYLKKKLNESNLWDEMNIIITADHGHTNLLSLEKGQINLDKYNIDRKFYKTGSDMKNHLVVNLEPTEGTDVEKLYQNLSAIPKMHVYRKCDANLTKLHYCKNRRIMQFVLEAEEGYYIGNTDTLKHISKGGHGYDQNKVPNMRPFFIAFGPAFRKGLISESFESVNIYPLMCHILGIHPAPNNGSLDKVRHLLIQQPFIRTETFQLTLITFLTVFVFATCIGGLYSIGAFYQVRFRRRKRKRGSHGGKEYKKSLLKDDKDDEESCDEL